One region of Deltaproteobacteria bacterium genomic DNA includes:
- a CDS encoding Maf family protein, whose product MRPTLFLATASPRRRAFLEALGVPFDSAGVAVDESPRAGEAPAAYVRRLARAKAAAGSARAPASVVLAADTAVVLDAGDGHDEEILGKPEDAEDAHRMLRLLSGRRHRVLTGLAVAFGGEIEDRVVTTVVQFRRLDPDKIAWYVGTGEPLDKAGAYGIQGLAGWMIERIEGSHSNVIGLPLPETAELLAAAGLPLPWDADYAGEAAP is encoded by the coding sequence ATGCGCCCCACCCTCTTCCTCGCCACCGCCTCCCCCCGCCGCCGGGCCTTCCTCGAAGCGCTCGGCGTCCCCTTCGACTCCGCCGGCGTCGCGGTGGACGAGTCGCCCCGCGCCGGTGAGGCGCCCGCCGCCTACGTCCGCCGCCTGGCCCGGGCCAAGGCCGCCGCCGGCTCCGCCCGGGCGCCGGCCTCGGTGGTGCTGGCGGCCGACACGGCAGTGGTCCTGGACGCCGGAGACGGCCACGACGAAGAGATCCTCGGCAAGCCGGAGGACGCGGAGGACGCCCACCGGATGCTGCGCCTGCTCTCGGGCCGGCGGCACCGGGTCCTCACCGGCCTCGCGGTGGCCTTCGGGGGCGAGATCGAGGACCGGGTCGTGACCACGGTGGTGCAGTTCCGCCGCCTCGATCCGGACAAGATCGCCTGGTACGTGGGCACGGGCGAGCCCCTGGACAAGGCGGGCGCCTACGGCATCCAGGGCCTGGCCGGATGGATGATCGAGCGCATCGAGGGCTCGCACTCCAACGTCATCGGGCTGCCCCTGCCCGAGACCGCCGAGCTCCTCGCCGCCGCCGGCCTGCCCCTGCCCTGGGACGCGGACTACGCCGGGGAGGCGGCGCCGTGA